One segment of Candidatus Eisenbacteria bacterium DNA contains the following:
- a CDS encoding DUF4062 domain-containing protein, translating to MNTAWKTVRIFISSTFLDMQAERDHLVRFVFPRLRENLLPHRIHLVDVDLRWGVISGQDALEVCREIIDECHPRFLCILGGRYGWTPPEKDRSITADEVHFGVLDRTLKDRGFAYFYFRDEAATSAMVERSSGEFREPQDSINQKKLIELKQKIVDAGLDPFVYHPHWDNISRRLVGLADFGHRVYDDLLAGMKSDPALQDRFRPDTAIQLDEFAEENAAMEAFVEEHSEQFVLGSRELEFKELLAHASSIGGNNYVCLTGAPGSGKSALLANLGRHPTLSHQQSAIFIQHFVGSSPGSSDVRRTMRRFCHELKMGSPEITADIPDDPQKLRIALQEFLRQACANKRVVILLDAVNQFDQALNFAQLSWLPEDLPSNARIILSAFSGPALDDLRRRIKPREIELNPLTTADGEAIIEQFLKRYRKELEPDQRNALLNKADAGTPLFLRAALEELRTLGTHKEITGRIAQLPPTTQELFAWIFERLENDVGFRDAAGRQVGHELVSRFAAILGASLHGLSPSELADLLDAGDPQGNVATLLHLLRPYLMRRGELLDFYHGQLKSAAEERALGDKAERRKVHKVIADYFEKRWSSPSAHHALQELPYQLTKAEDWAGVERVLCNLQFIEMKCASGMGHDLLEDYKFARLSSSAASACLHHLAFFHDLFQSELHVLSNRPEYVFQQFNDRLQWFQQQDSVIDNIICRAERQQRTRQNRWIRNEFQRSGAQMTLVGHEARVTSCAGLPEGQLLASGDAAGRLRLWSTADGDCRAVVDTGGPIRKLLVCGGKAIVVLNENGLILVCPLNVETGQLSGELTDDIAVNISANPGGSVLIAYKSGRLGTVVDTGFDLRDVQCDGLPGQTAAISFAPSREYQESPIYLIAHGQSIVLLHRGNECAKYNSEENIRMLQVSPDGKWLAADTPNNIFCFKLSESLIEGELKPSTVISRKSGINFLSEVMWISHERLLWIRRQPHIYNAMTGLCDVTLRQFFLGDAQCGCPVGSETVAIGRENGNIELWRLSKPGPSKIYRTESSPVVACFPGTSQHEITSVLKDGRIVQQGEKGGIEIGQIPTAHGSPVCAAFEPITHSIVVGTDQGHVLSTGAELSRPITQLYSHRREILKIEFSPDSRLLATSARDREIIISRWEEREILSILARHRRRVTGFAWHPNSRQLFSTSTDRTIRVWDAVNGSELLTCKSADMLLDSLAIDPLGLELVCCDYNKTIMRFDVKRIWEFINLRGQGCSPGHAFVGNSKDAFAFAVGGEIDMPLSPNSPPWTGDSQCEYIAAGVLAYAQDSEPVVLLDVNEDTIVATFDDGGLFDTGEIFTPRFYVDKGNGVVLRGTSEGRAFVWNLPDEFSNRRSSLRGSVRPSKPANWEIGHDAGTLITRWADGTVTILETNPGVTTRTFAVDRYRLSGAGIAISGNKRYLVAARSFKHRTLREALFVCELSERQCEFAIEDPVPEYVGGARPGIIHLCVSPRNGDFVIVQGDGTCSLWSTETRRQRTCLGRLPCSTELTDAKSSFSKSGRFLAMVTSEGQLALSDTVDTSRTTTHVISYRGDERVHSGTEWIMQTKIPLVEPVGIWFTRDESAVSVICKDGKAVTFGVQSGVRGKLWSTRLSEVRHLSDYYEAEDILVAGDGRGQLAAIRLSEQSSSIITAPGVSAINACSILAAEPLAIAIACDSDQIQFRGWEDWREIGTYWTQSPVSSLKSLHNGKRLAAIDQQGNVLLLVLCE from the coding sequence ATGAACACCGCATGGAAAACCGTCCGTATTTTTATAAGCAGCACATTCCTTGACATGCAAGCGGAGCGTGACCATCTCGTCCGCTTTGTTTTTCCGCGTTTGCGCGAGAACTTACTACCGCACCGCATTCACCTTGTGGATGTGGACCTGCGCTGGGGGGTCATAAGTGGTCAAGATGCCCTGGAGGTATGCCGCGAAATCATCGACGAATGCCATCCGAGATTTCTTTGTATACTTGGCGGCCGTTACGGGTGGACACCACCGGAGAAGGATCGATCCATCACTGCCGATGAGGTACATTTCGGCGTTCTTGATCGTACATTGAAGGACCGTGGCTTCGCCTACTTCTACTTCCGCGATGAAGCCGCCACTTCTGCAATGGTGGAAAGGTCCTCCGGTGAGTTCCGTGAACCACAAGACAGCATCAACCAGAAGAAACTCATTGAACTCAAGCAAAAGATTGTTGATGCGGGTCTGGATCCATTTGTCTACCACCCACATTGGGACAACATTAGCCGGCGGTTGGTTGGCCTCGCGGATTTCGGCCACCGAGTTTACGATGACCTGCTGGCTGGCATGAAGTCCGACCCGGCCCTGCAAGATCGATTTAGACCAGACACTGCGATTCAGCTCGACGAGTTCGCCGAGGAAAATGCAGCAATGGAAGCGTTCGTGGAGGAGCATAGTGAGCAATTTGTTCTTGGTAGCCGCGAGTTGGAATTCAAGGAGTTGCTCGCCCACGCCAGCTCGATCGGCGGCAACAACTATGTCTGCCTCACCGGCGCACCCGGTAGCGGCAAGTCAGCCCTGCTCGCGAATCTGGGCCGGCACCCAACCCTAAGCCATCAACAATCAGCCATTTTCATCCAGCACTTCGTTGGTTCGAGTCCCGGCTCCAGTGATGTGCGCCGTACGATGCGCCGGTTCTGCCACGAACTGAAGATGGGCAGCCCCGAGATTACTGCCGACATCCCCGACGATCCCCAAAAACTCCGGATCGCCCTTCAGGAATTTTTGCGGCAGGCGTGCGCTAACAAGCGTGTCGTGATCTTGCTTGATGCCGTCAACCAGTTCGATCAGGCGCTGAATTTCGCCCAGCTGTCCTGGTTGCCTGAGGATCTACCGTCCAACGCCCGCATCATCCTCTCAGCGTTTAGTGGTCCAGCGCTGGATGATCTTCGCCGTCGCATAAAGCCACGGGAGATCGAGTTGAATCCGCTCACGACAGCCGATGGCGAGGCGATCATTGAACAATTCCTCAAGCGCTACCGAAAGGAGTTGGAACCGGATCAACGCAATGCGTTGTTGAATAAGGCCGACGCCGGCACACCACTCTTCCTGCGGGCCGCGCTAGAGGAACTTCGCACGCTTGGCACTCACAAGGAAATCACCGGCCGCATCGCACAGCTACCGCCGACGACGCAGGAGCTCTTCGCGTGGATTTTTGAACGGCTGGAAAACGATGTTGGTTTTCGCGATGCTGCGGGACGGCAGGTGGGGCACGAACTGGTATCCCGCTTCGCCGCAATACTTGGCGCCAGCCTCCACGGATTAAGCCCATCCGAGCTTGCTGACCTGCTGGATGCGGGTGATCCGCAGGGGAACGTCGCGACTCTTCTGCACCTTCTGCGTCCATACCTAATGCGCCGCGGCGAACTGCTTGACTTTTACCATGGCCAACTTAAGAGCGCGGCTGAGGAACGTGCTCTCGGTGATAAAGCCGAGCGTCGCAAAGTTCACAAGGTTATAGCAGACTACTTCGAAAAACGGTGGTCCTCTCCTTCGGCACATCATGCCCTTCAAGAACTCCCTTATCAGTTAACCAAGGCGGAGGATTGGGCCGGCGTTGAGAGAGTGCTTTGCAATCTACAGTTTATTGAGATGAAATGTGCCTCTGGGATGGGACACGACCTTTTGGAAGACTACAAGTTTGCCCGGCTTTCATCATCGGCGGCTTCTGCCTGCCTTCACCATTTGGCTTTTTTTCATGACTTGTTTCAGTCAGAGTTGCACGTTCTCTCTAATCGTCCTGAGTATGTGTTTCAGCAATTCAATGATCGTCTTCAATGGTTCCAGCAGCAGGATTCAGTCATCGACAATATAATATGCAGAGCCGAACGGCAGCAGAGGACCAGGCAAAATCGCTGGATTAGGAACGAATTTCAAAGGTCGGGAGCACAGATGACTCTGGTGGGGCATGAAGCCCGAGTTACGAGTTGTGCCGGCCTGCCTGAGGGGCAACTCCTTGCTTCAGGCGACGCGGCTGGGAGGTTGCGTCTCTGGAGCACCGCCGATGGCGATTGCAGGGCAGTCGTCGATACAGGCGGTCCCATCAGAAAGCTCCTGGTTTGTGGCGGAAAGGCCATTGTTGTTCTCAACGAAAACGGACTAATTCTGGTTTGCCCATTGAATGTAGAAACCGGTCAATTGTCAGGAGAGTTGACGGATGACATTGCGGTGAACATTTCAGCCAATCCCGGTGGGTCTGTATTAATTGCATACAAATCCGGCCGACTTGGAACTGTGGTCGATACGGGTTTTGATCTTCGTGATGTGCAGTGCGACGGACTGCCTGGCCAGACTGCCGCCATTTCATTTGCACCCTCCCGTGAATATCAAGAATCTCCCATTTATCTCATTGCGCATGGTCAGTCTATTGTTTTGCTGCATCGAGGGAACGAGTGTGCAAAATACAATTCTGAAGAGAATATTCGCATGTTGCAGGTGTCGCCAGATGGCAAGTGGCTTGCTGCAGATACGCCGAATAACATTTTTTGCTTTAAGTTATCTGAATCATTAATAGAAGGCGAGTTGAAACCATCAACAGTAATCAGCCGAAAGAGTGGAATCAATTTTTTGTCAGAAGTGATGTGGATTTCCCACGAGCGCCTACTTTGGATTCGCCGACAACCACACATTTATAACGCAATGACAGGTCTGTGCGATGTGACTCTTCGACAGTTCTTTTTGGGGGATGCACAATGCGGCTGCCCGGTTGGCAGTGAGACGGTGGCTATCGGACGCGAGAATGGAAATATTGAATTGTGGAGATTGTCGAAGCCCGGACCCTCAAAAATTTATAGAACTGAGAGCAGTCCGGTAGTCGCGTGCTTTCCGGGGACGTCCCAACATGAGATCACTTCGGTGTTGAAGGATGGGCGAATCGTTCAGCAGGGGGAAAAGGGCGGGATAGAAATTGGGCAGATTCCTACGGCCCACGGGAGTCCTGTCTGTGCAGCCTTCGAGCCGATCACTCACTCAATTGTGGTTGGTACAGACCAAGGCCATGTGCTTTCTACGGGCGCCGAGTTGTCTCGACCCATAACGCAACTATATTCACATCGCCGGGAGATATTGAAAATAGAATTCAGTCCCGATTCTCGTTTATTGGCCACCTCAGCCAGAGACCGCGAAATTATCATTTCTCGGTGGGAGGAGAGGGAAATTCTGTCAATCCTGGCAAGGCATCGTCGCCGGGTGACGGGATTTGCTTGGCATCCGAACAGCCGTCAACTTTTCAGCACCTCGACCGATCGCACGATACGCGTCTGGGATGCCGTCAATGGCTCCGAATTGTTAACATGCAAGTCGGCGGACATGCTTTTGGATAGTTTGGCCATCGACCCTCTTGGACTTGAGCTCGTTTGCTGTGATTATAATAAAACAATAATGCGATTCGACGTTAAGAGAATCTGGGAATTCATTAACTTGCGAGGCCAGGGTTGCAGCCCGGGTCATGCGTTTGTCGGCAACTCCAAAGATGCATTTGCGTTTGCCGTAGGAGGGGAAATAGACATGCCATTGTCACCCAATTCTCCGCCTTGGACCGGTGATTCTCAGTGCGAATATATTGCTGCTGGAGTGCTCGCCTATGCCCAGGATTCAGAGCCGGTTGTTCTCTTGGATGTGAATGAAGATACAATAGTGGCTACATTCGATGATGGGGGATTGTTTGATACCGGAGAGATATTCACACCGAGATTCTATGTAGACAAAGGCAATGGTGTTGTCCTGCGCGGCACTAGTGAGGGACGAGCCTTTGTGTGGAATCTCCCTGATGAGTTCTCTAATCGTCGCTCATCTCTTCGGGGGTCTGTCAGGCCGTCGAAACCGGCAAACTGGGAGATTGGCCACGATGCCGGCACACTCATCACTCGCTGGGCTGACGGTACCGTCACCATATTGGAGACCAATCCTGGGGTTACAACGCGAACTTTCGCAGTAGACAGATACCGTTTGTCGGGCGCCGGGATCGCTATTTCCGGAAATAAAAGGTATCTTGTTGCGGCCCGATCTTTTAAACATAGGACCCTGCGCGAGGCGCTCTTTGTATGTGAACTTTCAGAGCGGCAATGCGAATTCGCGATTGAGGATCCGGTTCCAGAGTATGTTGGAGGTGCCAGACCGGGGATTATTCACTTGTGCGTGTCTCCACGCAATGGGGACTTTGTGATTGTTCAGGGAGATGGAACGTGCTCCTTGTGGTCGACTGAAACCCGGAGACAGCGTACATGCCTTGGCCGTCTGCCCTGCTCAACCGAGCTGACGGATGCAAAATCCTCCTTTTCAAAAAGTGGGCGGTTTCTCGCGATGGTGACATCTGAAGGCCAGTTGGCGCTTAGTGACACTGTGGACACCTCCCGTACGACAACGCATGTGATTTCTTACCGTGGCGATGAACGAGTGCAT